A single window of Prochlorococcus marinus XMU1410 DNA harbors:
- a CDS encoding FtsW/RodA/SpoVE family cell cycle protein yields MEISQEQIKYKRISKRKKTFNSNYKKNLTESIFPLPWTIWPYEAKILIVLIGIWSILGICILGSSSWWVASREMGNWTYFLKKQIIWTIPGISLFYLVLNTNIKSLLKFSRIIFYILFFLIFLTNITGITVNGSSRWLVVGFLRLQPSELIKPFLILEASNLFAHWNLIKNDKKLISILSFGLLILLILKQPNLSTASLTGILFWVMGLCGGVKLSSLCSFASLGFITGCISILNNEYQKLRVTSFINPWKDQQESGFQLVQSLLAIGSGGLFGQGFGLSIQKLQYLPFMYTDFIFAIFAEEFGLLGCTLFLGFLAVFSYITLRIALKCRNNYTKLVSIGCGVLLIGQSMMHIAVASGSMPTTGLPLPFISYGGNSLIASFFIAGMLLRCSLESTGFIGMISTRKTLN; encoded by the coding sequence CCTTATGAGGCAAAAATCCTCATTGTCCTAATTGGAATTTGGTCAATATTAGGAATATGCATACTAGGATCATCAAGTTGGTGGGTGGCTAGTAGGGAAATGGGAAATTGGACTTATTTCTTAAAAAAACAAATTATTTGGACAATTCCAGGCATTAGTCTTTTTTATTTAGTTCTTAATACGAACATTAAAAGTCTTTTAAAGTTTTCAAGAATTATTTTTTATATTTTATTTTTTTTAATTTTTCTAACCAATATTACTGGAATTACAGTGAATGGCTCTTCAAGATGGTTAGTAGTAGGGTTTTTACGGCTGCAACCTTCTGAATTAATAAAACCTTTTCTAATTCTTGAAGCTTCTAACCTTTTTGCTCATTGGAATCTGATAAAGAATGATAAAAAATTAATTTCAATATTATCTTTTGGTTTATTAATTTTATTAATACTTAAACAACCTAATTTAAGTACTGCATCATTAACTGGAATTCTTTTTTGGGTAATGGGTTTATGTGGAGGCGTAAAACTTAGCTCTCTTTGCTCATTTGCTTCATTAGGATTCATAACTGGATGCATTAGTATCCTCAATAACGAATATCAAAAACTTAGAGTTACTTCATTTATTAATCCTTGGAAAGATCAACAGGAAAGTGGATTTCAATTGGTGCAAAGTTTATTAGCTATAGGTTCGGGTGGTCTATTCGGTCAAGGTTTTGGCTTGTCTATACAAAAATTACAGTACCTACCTTTTATGTACACAGATTTTATTTTTGCCATTTTTGCTGAAGAATTTGGTTTGTTAGGGTGTACTTTATTCCTAGGTTTTCTAGCAGTTTTCTCTTATATCACTTTAAGAATTGCTCTAAAGTGCAGGAACAACTATACAAAATTAGTTTCTATTGGATGTGGTGTATTGTTGATAGGTCAATCAATGATGCATATTGCTGTAGCATCTGGCTCTATGCCTACTACTGGCTTACCACTACCTTTCATTAGTTATGGTGGAAATTCATTAATCGCATCATTTTTTATTGCAGGGATGTTACTGAGATGTTCATTAGAATCTACAGGCTTCATAGGTATGATTAGTACACGAAAGACTCTTAATTAG
- a CDS encoding cytochrome c biogenesis CcdA family protein has protein sequence MQNGLNNPGPFTIFLVFSAGLLTSLGPCSLSLLPITIAYIGGTEKNKFKLISFSGGVVFSLVALGAASGFLGRIYGQIPSFYTSIVALIAIIMGLNLLGIIKFQFPNGPDMKIIEDKIPTFIAPFAIGTTFGLASSPCITPVLATLLAWVSQAKNPTISIIFLFFFGIGQVTPLIVAGATAENLKQFLALRKFSQIIPTLSGIFLVSLGLLNLLSNWI, from the coding sequence ATGCAGAATGGCCTTAATAATCCTGGACCATTTACTATATTTTTGGTTTTCAGCGCAGGACTTTTAACAAGTCTTGGCCCATGCTCATTATCATTACTACCAATCACTATTGCTTATATAGGAGGAACAGAGAAAAATAAATTTAAACTTATTAGTTTTTCAGGAGGAGTCGTTTTTTCACTCGTTGCGCTTGGAGCTGCCAGTGGATTCTTAGGTAGGATATATGGGCAAATCCCATCTTTTTACACTTCGATCGTTGCCTTGATAGCAATAATAATGGGTTTAAATTTACTAGGTATTATAAAGTTTCAGTTCCCTAACGGACCTGATATGAAAATAATTGAAGATAAAATACCAACTTTTATAGCACCTTTTGCAATAGGAACTACTTTTGGACTGGCTTCTTCACCTTGCATTACTCCAGTTTTAGCAACTCTTCTAGCTTGGGTATCGCAAGCTAAAAATCCAACAATATCTATTATTTTTTTATTTTTCTTTGGTATAGGCCAAGTAACCCCATTAATCGTTGCAGGAGCTACTGCAGAAAACTTAAAACAATTTTTAGCGCTTAGAAAATTTAGTCAAATAATTCCGACTTTAAGTGGGATATTTTTAGTTTCCCTAGGGTTATTAAATTTATTATCAAATTGGATTTAA
- a CDS encoding cytochrome c biogenesis protein ResB, with protein sequence MIIFKNLILKISSLRFAISLIIFIAITSGIGTFIPQGSSNKFYIDNFDSAPIFGFLDGGKVLKLQLDHIYTSFWFLFALILLCISLAACSFRRQIPSLKASLRWIEYNNEKKFSKLQLTSTHPINQDGEHISKVDLLLKKRGWKTYKFKSHISARRGLIGKIGPLVVHIGLIVLLIGSAYGSFTSQSKEQYLLPGETLDLVNESTNSKANVELVDFSIERESDGVPKQFISKLNFSSEDLNLNEIKTTKVNHPIRFKGLTIYQADWAISNVVLEIDNILYQLQLKEIPEIGNQVWGVLIELGSETKKNFLLTIDNENGPLKISNIENFSGNNLYINDNPLEVNSSNVSLKKIIPSSGLIIKNDPSIPFIYFSFILIIFGTIISLIPTNQLWILVNKESQKLSIGGLSNKNLVGFKKEFFKLSEEIKKF encoded by the coding sequence ATGATTATTTTTAAGAATCTAATATTAAAAATATCTAGTTTAAGATTCGCCATATCACTGATAATCTTCATAGCTATTACAAGCGGCATAGGGACTTTTATACCTCAAGGTAGTAGTAACAAATTTTATATTGATAATTTCGATAGTGCTCCCATTTTTGGATTTTTAGATGGAGGAAAAGTCTTAAAACTTCAATTGGATCACATATATACAAGCTTTTGGTTTTTATTTGCATTAATTCTTCTTTGCATTTCTCTAGCAGCTTGTAGTTTCAGGAGGCAAATCCCTTCATTAAAAGCTTCATTAAGATGGATTGAATACAACAACGAAAAAAAATTTAGCAAACTGCAACTAACTTCAACTCATCCAATCAATCAAGATGGAGAACATATATCAAAAGTAGATTTATTACTTAAAAAAAGAGGATGGAAAACATACAAATTTAAAAGTCATATTTCTGCAAGAAGGGGTTTAATTGGAAAAATCGGTCCTTTAGTTGTACATATCGGATTAATAGTCTTACTTATAGGTTCAGCATATGGAAGTTTTACAAGTCAATCAAAAGAACAATATTTACTGCCTGGAGAAACTTTGGATCTTGTTAATGAGAGCACAAACTCAAAAGCCAATGTAGAATTAGTCGATTTTTCAATAGAACGAGAAAGTGATGGTGTACCCAAACAGTTTATTTCAAAATTAAATTTTTCTTCTGAAGATCTAAATTTGAATGAAATAAAAACAACCAAAGTTAATCACCCAATCAGATTTAAAGGATTAACTATTTATCAAGCAGATTGGGCAATATCAAATGTTGTTTTAGAAATAGATAATATCCTTTATCAATTACAACTAAAGGAGATTCCCGAAATCGGTAATCAAGTTTGGGGAGTTTTAATTGAATTGGGATCGGAGACTAAAAAAAATTTCCTTTTGACAATAGACAATGAAAATGGTCCACTTAAAATTTCGAATATAGAAAATTTTTCCGGGAATAATCTCTATATCAATGACAATCCTTTAGAAGTTAATTCTTCAAATGTATCTCTGAAAAAAATAATCCCCAGCAGTGGTTTAATAATTAAAAATGACCCTTCTATACCATTTATTTACTTTTCTTTTATTTTAATAATTTTTGGAACAATAATAAGTCTTATACCAACTAACCAATTATGGATTCTGGTAAATAAAGAATCACAAAAGTTATCTATTGGAGGCCTCAGCAACAAAAATCTTGTTGGTTTTAAAAAAGAATTTTTTAAATTATCAGAAGAAATAAAAAAATTTTAA
- the queF gene encoding preQ(1) synthase, protein MSTAKLEDSTQRPLYGERIIEESKIICFDNPNKKRIYEISIQLPEFTCKCPFSGYPDFAKLNIIYQPNLRVYELKSLKLYINNFRDIKISHEEVVNRIMDDLVNEGSPHWIHLNAAFNPRGNVSMQLDIFSGQKRN, encoded by the coding sequence ATGAGTACAGCTAAATTAGAAGATTCGACTCAAAGACCGCTATATGGTGAAAGAATTATTGAAGAATCAAAAATAATTTGTTTCGATAATCCAAACAAGAAAAGAATTTATGAAATTTCTATTCAGTTACCTGAATTTACATGTAAGTGCCCCTTTTCTGGTTATCCAGATTTTGCAAAGCTAAATATTATTTATCAACCTAATTTGAGAGTCTATGAGTTGAAGTCTTTAAAGCTTTATATTAATAATTTTAGAGATATAAAAATATCACATGAGGAAGTTGTGAATAGAATTATGGATGATTTAGTGAATGAAGGTTCACCACACTGGATACATTTAAATGCTGCATTTAACCCCAGAGGGAATGTTTCTATGCAGTTAGATATTTTTAGTGGGCAGAAAAGAAATTAA
- a CDS encoding P-II family nitrogen regulator, with translation MKKIEAIIRPFKLEDVKIALVNSGIVGMTVSEVRGFGRQKGQVERYRGSEFTVEFLQKLKVEVVVEDEKVNSVIDAIAEAAKTGEIGDGKIFITSIDSVVRIRTGDKDEEAL, from the coding sequence ATGAAGAAAATTGAAGCAATCATACGTCCATTTAAGTTGGAGGATGTAAAAATTGCATTAGTAAACTCAGGTATTGTTGGAATGACAGTTAGTGAAGTCAGAGGTTTTGGAAGGCAAAAAGGACAAGTTGAAAGATATAGAGGATCCGAATTTACTGTTGAATTCCTTCAAAAACTCAAAGTAGAAGTTGTAGTAGAAGATGAAAAGGTTAATTCAGTCATAGATGCGATTGCTGAAGCAGCAAAAACTGGAGAGATAGGTGACGGGAAAATATTCATCACATCAATTGATTCTGTTGTGAGAATTAGAACTGGCGACAAAGATGAAGAAGCTCTTTAA
- a CDS encoding TlyA family RNA methyltransferase has protein sequence MIKKSRLDLYLLNNGLCETRQKAQGLILAGKVRDINGRVWDKPGQQVFIGTEFFIDYEPMFVSRGGEKLLEAFKKLEIKVKDKICIDAGISTGGFTDCLLQQGAKLVYGIDVGYGQTAWKIRNNPKVILFERTNIRNLKPNDLLSRSNELPNFVVADLSFISLKLVFKSIGNLLDGDCIEGIFLIKPQFEVGKDKVSKGGVVRNPKFHTEAIESVIYAAKNFKWNIKNLIASPLVGPAGNHEYLAWMTLGSQSNKRINSEYIQNLVKETL, from the coding sequence ATGATTAAAAAAAGTAGATTAGACCTTTATCTTCTAAATAATGGTTTATGTGAAACTCGTCAAAAAGCTCAAGGTTTAATTCTTGCGGGCAAGGTTAGAGATATCAATGGAAGAGTGTGGGATAAACCTGGACAACAAGTATTCATTGGAACTGAATTTTTTATTGATTACGAACCTATGTTTGTATCAAGGGGCGGCGAAAAATTATTGGAGGCATTTAAAAAACTTGAAATTAAAGTAAAAGATAAAATATGTATTGACGCAGGAATCTCTACTGGAGGATTTACTGATTGCTTATTGCAACAAGGAGCAAAGTTAGTTTATGGGATAGATGTTGGTTATGGACAGACTGCATGGAAGATTAGAAATAACCCAAAAGTCATACTTTTTGAACGAACTAATATTCGAAATTTAAAACCTAATGATCTTTTATCTAGAAGTAATGAATTACCAAATTTTGTGGTTGCTGATTTGTCTTTTATTTCATTAAAGTTAGTTTTTAAATCTATTGGTAATTTATTAGATGGTGATTGTATTGAGGGAATATTTTTAATTAAACCCCAATTTGAGGTGGGTAAGGATAAAGTCAGTAAAGGTGGTGTTGTTCGCAATCCAAAATTCCATACTGAGGCTATAGAGTCTGTTATTTATGCTGCTAAGAATTTCAAATGGAATATAAAGAATTTGATAGCTTCTCCACTAGTAGGTCCTGCTGGAAATCATGAATATCTAGCTTGGATGACCTTAGGGAGTCAATCAAATAAAAGGATTAATAGTGAATATATACAAAATTTAGTAAAAGAAACTCTTTGA
- the purB gene encoding adenylosuccinate lyase — protein sequence MIERYTLPEMGKIWTDSAKFQSWLKVEIAACEANFSLGKIPENAMKEIRLNAKFDESRITEIEKEVKHDVIAFLTSVNEFVGDSGRYIHVGMTSSDVLDTGLSLQLKDSCELLLEEIEKLENEVRLLARKHKNTLMIGRSHAIHGEPISFGFKLAGWLAEIIRNKKRLLTLKESVAIGQISGAMGTYANTNPKVEQITCDLLGLKPDTASTQVISRDRHAEYVQTIALVGASLDRFATEIRNLQRTDVLEVEEGFTKGQKGSSAMPHKRNPIRSERVSGLARILRSYVLTALENVPLWHERDISHSSNERIMLPDVSICLHFMLREMKDIVSNLEVYPKNMLKNLNIYGGVIFSQKVLLLLVEKGFSREKAYSLVQKNAHQAWNTQNGNFKHNIERDNEIMDFIDQSDLEECFNPSFHLNNLSVIWEKLGI from the coding sequence GTGATCGAGCGTTACACATTACCCGAAATGGGGAAAATCTGGACTGATAGCGCAAAATTCCAGAGTTGGCTTAAGGTTGAAATAGCTGCATGTGAAGCAAATTTTTCCTTGGGAAAAATTCCTGAGAATGCCATGAAAGAGATACGTTTAAATGCAAAGTTTGATGAATCTAGAATTACAGAAATTGAGAAAGAAGTTAAACATGATGTCATAGCATTTCTTACAAGCGTTAATGAATTTGTAGGAGATTCTGGAAGATATATACATGTTGGTATGACCAGTAGTGATGTACTTGATACTGGCTTATCTCTTCAGTTAAAAGATTCTTGCGAATTGTTATTAGAAGAAATTGAGAAACTAGAAAATGAAGTCAGATTATTAGCAAGGAAGCATAAAAATACCTTAATGATTGGCAGATCTCATGCAATTCATGGGGAGCCAATTTCCTTCGGTTTTAAACTTGCTGGATGGTTAGCAGAAATAATAAGGAACAAAAAAAGATTGTTAACACTGAAAGAATCTGTAGCTATTGGACAAATAAGTGGTGCAATGGGAACTTACGCTAATACGAATCCCAAAGTAGAACAAATAACTTGTGATTTACTCGGATTAAAGCCAGATACAGCAAGTACGCAGGTTATATCGAGAGACAGGCATGCGGAATATGTTCAAACTATTGCACTAGTTGGCGCTTCTCTAGATAGATTCGCAACTGAAATAAGAAATTTACAAAGAACTGATGTTTTAGAAGTTGAGGAGGGCTTTACAAAAGGGCAAAAAGGAAGTTCTGCCATGCCTCATAAAAGAAATCCTATTCGAAGTGAAAGAGTAAGCGGTTTAGCAAGAATTTTGAGGAGTTACGTCTTAACAGCACTGGAAAATGTTCCACTTTGGCACGAAAGAGATATAAGCCATAGTTCAAATGAACGTATCATGTTACCTGACGTATCAATCTGTTTGCATTTTATGCTCAGGGAAATGAAAGATATAGTAAGCAATTTGGAAGTTTATCCAAAAAATATGCTCAAAAATTTAAATATATATGGTGGTGTAATCTTTAGTCAGAAAGTTTTACTTTTGCTTGTAGAAAAAGGGTTCTCTAGAGAAAAAGCTTATAGCTTAGTACAAAAAAATGCGCACCAGGCCTGGAATACTCAGAATGGGAATTTCAAACACAATATAGAGAGAGATAATGAAATAATGGATTTTATTGATCAAAGTGACTTAGAAGAATGTTTTAATCCTTCATTTCATCTCAATAATTTAAGTGTAATATGGGAGAAGTTAGGTATCTAG
- a CDS encoding class II fumarate hydratase, with protein MTKNFRIEKDSMGTIEVPIEALWGAQTQRSIKNFSIGEELIPIELIYSLTLIKKAASIANFNLGLIDKRKKDLIVEACTEILEGLHDSQFPLKVWQTGSGTQTNMNVNEVISNIAALKTNSDLGSHQPIHPNDDVNKSQSTNDTFPAAIQISVVNEIIKNLVPTIRELTKILDKKSEQWKDLIKIGRTHFQDAVPLTFGQEISGWSEQLKDAENAIIISLNELYFLPLGGTAVGTGINCPKGFCEESIKSISDDTNLMFYKSKNNFSIMASHDRLAQVMSQIKILAGALFKISNDIKILSSGPRSGIYELIIPQNEPGSSIMPGKVNPTQCEALSMVCTQIMGLEYAVSMANSSGTLQMNEYKPLIGFNILTSLKLLKNVIVNFRINLVDGMEPNQKKMKLNLENSLMLITAIVPKVGYEKAAKIANLAFKESLNLKEATLKLGYLNEDEFDEAMNINSMI; from the coding sequence ATGACAAAAAACTTTAGGATTGAAAAAGATAGTATGGGAACAATAGAGGTTCCCATTGAAGCTTTGTGGGGAGCTCAAACACAAAGATCGATAAAAAATTTTTCTATTGGAGAAGAATTAATTCCAATTGAATTAATTTATTCACTCACCCTCATAAAAAAAGCTGCTTCAATCGCGAATTTCAATTTAGGGTTAATAGATAAAAGAAAAAAAGATTTGATTGTAGAGGCATGTACAGAAATACTTGAGGGGCTTCATGATTCACAGTTTCCCTTAAAGGTTTGGCAAACAGGAAGTGGCACGCAAACAAATATGAATGTTAATGAGGTAATTTCAAATATTGCAGCATTAAAAACAAATTCAGATCTTGGTAGTCATCAACCAATTCATCCTAATGATGATGTAAATAAATCTCAGTCAACTAATGATACTTTTCCTGCTGCTATTCAAATATCAGTTGTTAATGAAATAATCAAAAATTTAGTTCCAACGATACGAGAACTTACTAAGATCCTTGATAAAAAAAGTGAACAATGGAAAGACCTCATAAAGATAGGAAGAACCCATTTTCAAGATGCAGTGCCTCTTACTTTTGGGCAAGAAATATCAGGATGGTCAGAGCAACTTAAAGATGCTGAGAATGCAATTATTATAAGTCTGAATGAATTGTATTTTTTGCCTTTAGGAGGAACTGCAGTTGGAACAGGGATTAATTGTCCAAAAGGATTTTGTGAAGAGTCTATAAAATCAATTTCCGATGATACTAATCTAATGTTCTATAAATCAAAAAATAATTTTTCTATCATGGCCTCGCATGATCGTCTAGCTCAAGTAATGAGTCAGATAAAAATATTAGCAGGTGCATTATTTAAAATTTCAAATGATATAAAAATTCTATCTTCTGGTCCAAGATCAGGAATATACGAACTAATTATTCCTCAAAATGAACCTGGAAGTTCTATCATGCCGGGTAAAGTGAATCCAACTCAATGCGAAGCCTTATCAATGGTTTGCACTCAGATAATGGGTCTTGAATATGCAGTCTCAATGGCAAATTCTAGCGGCACTTTACAGATGAATGAATATAAGCCTCTTATTGGATTTAATATTCTCACAAGTTTAAAATTACTTAAAAATGTAATAGTAAACTTCAGAATAAATTTAGTTGATGGGATGGAACCTAATCAAAAGAAAATGAAGTTAAATTTAGAAAATTCACTAATGTTGATTACAGCCATAGTGCCAAAAGTTGGTTATGAAAAAGCAGCTAAAATTGCAAACCTTGCCTTCAAAGAATCATTAAATTTAAAAGAGGCAACACTTAAATTAGGTTATTTAAACGAAGATGAATTTGATGAAGCAATGAATATCAATTCAATGATTTGA
- a CDS encoding DEAD/DEAH box helicase, translating to MLNLEEYFPFPLDDFQLEAIRAINSGNSVVLTAPTGSGKTLIGEFAIYRGLSHDSRVFYTTPLKALSNQKFRDFANQYGENKVGLLTGDISINREAPILVMTTEIFRNMLYGEFDEFDDPLENLESVILDECHYMNDPQRGTVWEETIIHCPSRTQIIALSATIANADQLQNWIEKVHGPTVLINSDKRPVPLDFIFCSVKGLHPLLNNKGNGIHPNCKIWRAPKGQKIRGKVGRIMQPKSPSIGFVISKLAERNMLPAIYFIFSRRGCDKAIENIKDLTLVSYSEASMISQKLDVYLKNNQEAIKDKSQCEALKRGIASHHAGLLPAWKELVEELFQQGLIKVVFATETLAAGINMPARTTVISSLSKRTEDGHRLLFSSEFLQMSGRAGRRGKDTQGYVVTLQTRFEGAKEASALAISKPNPLESQFTPSYGMVLNLLQSYTLEKSKELIKRSFGSFLYLGESSGENIILEKLDKDLIELKKITSNVSWKDFDAYEKLRNRLKEERRLLKILEKQSAEKLSEEITNALPYIEDGSLISIKAPQMKRKIVPGLICKKIYESQKIKSLLCLTIDNLFILIKPSYIVSIFNDLDAIDVLGLEVPNMYFSGEVFRGDDMSQCYADRIFEVSKKNDLQTPQYDLTTEVLAQQQQINSLEETVTYHPAHRFGDSKKLKKYRKRIIDIEQEINIRKKLLEDKENHNWRTFTDLIQILNHFGCLNDLELTEVGQTVGAIRSENELWIGLVLVSGYLDDLDPPDLAAIIQAICVDVRRPNLWCNFKPSLKVIDVFNELDGLRKLVSFQQNKFHIEIPIYLETELTGIISEWARGKKWKDLVFNTSLDEGDVVRIIRRSIDVLSQVQYCIGVSNKLKSKAKQALKAINRFPVSESNDLIKVSEDINPATKRIDNNS from the coding sequence TTGCTTAATTTAGAGGAATATTTCCCCTTTCCGCTAGATGATTTCCAATTAGAAGCAATACGAGCTATTAATAGCGGAAATTCTGTTGTTTTAACGGCACCAACAGGTTCGGGTAAAACATTGATAGGTGAATTTGCTATATATAGAGGCTTATCTCATGACAGCAGAGTTTTTTATACAACGCCTTTAAAGGCCCTGTCAAACCAAAAGTTTAGAGATTTTGCTAATCAATATGGTGAGAATAAAGTTGGTCTATTAACTGGAGATATAAGCATAAATAGAGAAGCACCAATCTTAGTCATGACGACTGAGATTTTTAGGAACATGCTTTATGGCGAATTTGATGAATTTGATGATCCCTTAGAAAATTTAGAATCTGTGATTCTTGATGAATGTCATTATATGAATGACCCCCAAAGAGGCACGGTTTGGGAAGAAACTATAATCCATTGCCCTAGTAGAACTCAAATAATAGCTTTATCAGCAACAATAGCCAATGCAGATCAATTACAAAATTGGATAGAAAAAGTTCATGGGCCCACAGTACTAATTAATAGTGATAAGAGACCAGTCCCACTTGATTTTATTTTTTGTAGTGTTAAAGGCCTCCATCCACTTTTAAATAATAAGGGTAATGGAATTCATCCAAACTGTAAGATTTGGAGAGCTCCTAAAGGGCAGAAAATAAGAGGAAAAGTGGGTAGGATAATGCAACCAAAGTCTCCCTCAATTGGCTTTGTGATCTCGAAACTAGCTGAACGAAATATGTTGCCAGCTATTTATTTTATTTTTAGTAGAAGAGGATGTGACAAGGCAATTGAGAATATAAAAGATTTAACTTTAGTAAGTTATTCAGAAGCAAGTATGATATCCCAAAAATTAGATGTTTATCTTAAAAATAATCAGGAAGCAATTAAAGATAAATCTCAATGCGAGGCATTAAAACGCGGTATTGCATCTCATCATGCTGGATTATTGCCTGCATGGAAAGAATTGGTTGAGGAATTATTTCAGCAAGGTTTAATAAAAGTTGTTTTTGCAACTGAAACTCTTGCTGCTGGAATAAATATGCCCGCAAGAACAACTGTTATTTCTTCTTTATCAAAAAGGACAGAAGATGGGCATAGATTATTATTTAGCAGTGAATTTTTGCAAATGTCAGGAAGAGCTGGAAGAAGAGGAAAAGATACCCAGGGATATGTTGTTACATTACAAACAAGATTCGAAGGTGCCAAAGAAGCAAGCGCACTGGCTATTAGCAAACCAAATCCTTTAGAAAGCCAATTTACTCCTAGCTATGGAATGGTACTTAATCTTTTACAAAGTTATACTTTAGAGAAGTCTAAAGAATTAATTAAAAGAAGTTTTGGTAGTTTTTTATATTTAGGTGAATCATCAGGTGAGAATATAATTCTTGAAAAATTAGATAAGGATTTAATTGAATTAAAAAAAATAACATCTAACGTTTCATGGAAAGATTTTGATGCATACGAAAAGTTAAGAAATCGTCTGAAAGAAGAGAGAAGACTCTTGAAAATTTTAGAAAAACAATCAGCAGAAAAATTATCAGAAGAGATAACTAATGCACTCCCATATATTGAGGATGGAAGCTTAATTTCAATCAAAGCTCCTCAAATGAAAAGAAAAATTGTTCCAGGATTAATTTGTAAGAAAATATATGAATCCCAAAAAATTAAGAGTTTATTGTGTTTGACAATTGATAATTTATTTATTCTTATAAAACCCTCATACATAGTGAGTATTTTTAATGATTTGGATGCAATTGATGTCTTAGGACTTGAAGTTCCAAATATGTATTTTTCTGGAGAGGTATTTAGGGGAGATGATATGTCGCAGTGTTATGCGGATCGAATTTTTGAAGTTTCTAAAAAAAATGATTTACAAACTCCACAATATGATTTGACAACGGAAGTTTTGGCACAACAGCAACAAATTAATAGTTTAGAAGAAACAGTTACTTACCATCCTGCACACAGATTTGGAGATTCCAAGAAATTAAAGAAATATAGAAAAAGAATTATTGATATTGAACAAGAAATAAATATTAGAAAAAAACTTCTTGAGGATAAAGAAAATCATAACTGGAGAACTTTTACCGATTTAATACAAATTTTGAATCATTTTGGTTGTTTAAATGATTTGGAATTGACAGAAGTTGGACAAACAGTGGGTGCAATAAGAAGTGAAAATGAATTATGGATCGGTCTTGTTTTAGTTAGTGGTTATTTAGACGATTTAGATCCGCCTGATTTAGCTGCAATTATTCAAGCTATATGTGTTGATGTAAGGAGGCCTAATCTTTGGTGTAATTTCAAGCCTTCTTTAAAAGTAATAGATGTTTTTAATGAATTAGATGGTTTAAGAAAATTAGTCTCTTTTCAACAAAATAAGTTTCATATTGAAATTCCTATCTATTTAGAAACAGAGTTGACTGGAATTATTTCTGAATGGGCAAGAGGAAAAAAATGGAAAGATTTGGTTTTTAATACTTCATTAGACGAAGGTGATGTAGTGAGGATTATTAGAAGATCAATTGATGTCCTTTCTCAAGTGCAATACTGTATTGGTGTTAGTAATAAATTAAAAAGCAAAGCAAAGCAAGCATTAAAAGCTATTAATCGTTTTCCTGTTTCTGAATCTAATGATCTTATAAAAGTCTCTGAAGATATTAATCCTGCAACAAAAAGAATTGACAATAATTCTTAA